Proteins found in one Sardina pilchardus chromosome 3, fSarPil1.1, whole genome shotgun sequence genomic segment:
- the LOC134075951 gene encoding trafficking regulator of GLUT4 1-like, protein MDMDQHPPASDGETPVAVTIPVAVTTQPPPLETDSFPCLRPLSLPQQHVSSEVVVVVKDKTENGGTAGLKKKRSESLKYHSVHSSGATSPSSSFVARGPPRRSHSIPHTHHPQLSRTRPGSRSGSIAYTAFSPRPSISRHSSIATTSAADTSKPRDYLLLAVIACFCPVWPINIVGFVYSIMSRNSLEQGNIDGARRLGRVAKLLSVVSLVGGVVIIVACAVNLSINVKA, encoded by the exons ATGGATATGGACCAGCATCCCCCAGCCAGCGATGGGGAGACCCCCGTCGCTGTGACGATCCCCGTCGCCGTGACGACGCAGCCTCCACCCTTGGAGACGGACTCGTTCCCGTGCCTACGGCCGCTGTCTCTCCCCCAGCAGCACGTGTCctcggaggtggtggtggtggtcaagGACAAGACGGAGAACG GTGGGACAGCGGGcttgaagaagaagaggagcgaGTCTCTGAAGT atCACAGTGTCCACTCGTCGGGGGCCACTTCTCCGTCGTCGTCGTTTGTGGCGCGTGGTCCTCCGCGGCGGAGCCACTCCATCCCGCACACGCACCACCCGCAGCTGAGCCGGACGCGGCCCGGCAGCCGCAGCGGCTCCATCGCGTACACGGCCTTCTCGCCGCGGCCCTCCATCTCCCGCCACTCCTCCATCGCCACCACCAGCGCCGCCGACACCAGCAAGCCCCGAGACTACCTGCTGCTGGCCGTCATCGCCTGCTTCTGCCCCGTCTGGCCCATCAACATCGTCGGCTTCGTCTACTCTATCATG TCTCGGAACAGTCTAGAACAGGGGAACATCGATGGGGCGCGGCGCCTGGGGCGCGTTGCTAAGCTACTGTCCGTGGTGTCACTGGTGGGGGGCGTGGTCATCATCGTGGCGTGTGCTGTTAACCTCTCCA TAAATGTGAAGGCCTGA